The nucleotide window TTCTGGATAATTAACGACGGTTCGACCGATGCAACGCGGGAGTGTATCGATCATTTGTCAAAGGAGATACCGCAGATACGGCCGGTTCACTTTGATAAAAATCGCGGCTATGGACGGGCGGTGGAGAAAGGTCTCCTCCTCTGTAAAGAAGGCTCCTGCCGGGTGGCAGCCTGCCTTCACGCCGACGGTCAGTATGCCCCTGAGCTTCTACCGCAGTTTATGCGGAAAATAGTCGAGGAAAGGTATGATCTTGTACAGGGATCGCGGATCGCTTCAAGGACCGCACTATCGGGCGGGATGCCATTGTACAAGTTTGTGGCCAACAGGACATTGACGTTCTTTGAAAACCTGGTATTTACTATGCATATGACCGATT belongs to Chitinivibrionales bacterium and includes:
- a CDS encoding glycosyltransferase, giving the protein MSGSRLIDIFMPAYNAASHIRSVVERVPDDIWKDLGSFWIINDGSTDATRECIDHLSKEIPQIRPVHFDKNRGYGRAVEKGLLLCKEGSCRVAACLHADGQYAPELLPQFMRKIVEERYDLVQGSRIASRTALSGGMPLYKFVANRTLTFFENLVFTMHMTDYHSGYLCYGRTALDRIPFSRLSASFDFDLEVIASARSLGLKIGEIPIPTRYADEISHLNPIGYGFRVLGVMGKYMMGMYKKR